A portion of the Salvelinus sp. IW2-2015 unplaced genomic scaffold, ASM291031v2 Un_scaffold1216, whole genome shotgun sequence genome contains these proteins:
- the LOC112070087 gene encoding glucose-6-phosphatase catalytic subunit 1 has protein sequence MDTVHAYGVGTTRYLQTHYRDTQSWFLFVSMAADLRNTFFVFFPVCFHLRESVGVKLVWVAVVGDWLNLIFKWILFGERPYWWVQETPYYGNSSAPQIEQFPMTCETSPGSPSGHAMSAAGVYYAMISSLLAILLKGHGCHIKNWCVRGTLWAVFWYVQVCVCLSRVFIAAHFPHQVVAGVVTGILVAETFDRVQWIYRASLRRYIYTTLSLLSFAVGLYLGLRGLGVDLLWTLDKAQRWCQRPQWVHIDTTPFASLLRNTGTLLGLGLGLHSPLYAEARRVGGGATYRLACVGVTLLLLHLLDSFRPPAHTRALFYLLSFCKSATVPLATVGIVPYCVAGAAGRNGKKHQF, from the exons ATGGACACCGTCCACGCCTATGGGGTTGGCACCACACGATACCTCCAGACTCACTACAGGGACACGCAGAGCTGGTTYCTGTTTGTTTCCATGGCAGCTGACCTGCGGAACACCTTCTTTGTCTTCTTTCCTGTGTGTTTCCACCTGCGGGAATCAGTGGGGGTCAAGCTGGTCTGGGTGGCTGTGGTGGGAGACTGGCTCAACCTTATCTTCAAATG GATCCTGTTTGGCGAGCGTCCCTATTGGTGGGTTCAAGAGACTCCTTACTATGGCAACTCATCAGCGCCACAAATTGAGCAGTTCCCTATGACCTGTGAGACTAGTCCAG GAAGTCCGTCGGGTCATGCCATGAGTGCTGCAGGGGTTTACTACGCTATGATCTCATCACTCCTCGCCATCCTCCTCAAGGGACATGGGTGTCACATYAAGAACTG gtgtgtMCGCGGGACCCTGTGGGCTGTCTTCTGGTatgtgcaggtgtgtgtttgCCTCTCCAGGGTTTTCATCGCTGCCCACTTCCCTCACCAGGTTGTCGCTGGGGTCGTCACAG GCATCCTGGTGGCGGAGACCTTTGACCGGGTCCAATGGATCTACAGGGCTAGCCTGAGGCGCTACATCTACACcaccctctccctgctctccttcgCTGTGGGCCTTTACCTGGGCCTCAGGGGCCTGGGGGTGGACCTGCTCTGGACCCTGGACAAGGCCCAGCGCTGGTGCCAGCGGCCCCAATGGGTCCACATAGACACTACACCCTTCGCCAGTCTCCTGCGMAACACCGGCACTCTGTTAGGCCTGGGCTTGGGCTTGCACTCGCCCCTCTACGCCGAGGCCCGGAGAGTAGGCGGTGGCGCCACCTACAGGCTGGCATGCGTGGGCGTCACACTGCTGCTGCTCCACCTACTGGACTCATTCAGGCCACCAGCCCacaccagggctctgttctaccTGCTGTCCTTCTGTAAGAGTGCYACTGTGCCCCTGGCCACTGTGGGCATAGTGCCCTACTGCGTGGCCGGGGCAGCGGGACGGAACGGAAAGAAACACCAGTTTTGA